A genome region from Macaca nemestrina isolate mMacNem1 chromosome 20, mMacNem.hap1, whole genome shotgun sequence includes the following:
- the LOC105484903 gene encoding proline-rich protein 22, producing the protein MTVSATVCPCPPLTPRTPTSGRAAGWNPLPRVTRQTEPHRVLSLFSGWATCAPTAALPACLGWAPHCPMQHPKPFYAPAAPQEGFSPQSLEGAEALGSQPAPTCTEPPPAVGSLNLYHPPDPEKEVFPAPPAGFQMAPCGCFFDPRIYRIEWTTPDLGQSALYKLAASSGGPVGGPSAPGSYLLEPQPYLKVPGLPPYPHYQPAPGGPQFLLPYFPPEGPGPEALGFVGDAGPAAAFMELPLPPLEEGPAPPPPPPPKENKPPPVLITLPAEPTLPPDAYSHLQGHLGHFPGPEPLAFPAKELQGGGARPGLPTYPPGLSELKVAEAKDGALLGAGEAKAPETARALALPDKVLLEDAMKLFDCLPGATEPEGALCEVPGPALPDSSGGNPADDIRSLRLPEELLSFDYSVPEILDTVSNVDYFFNFKALDEEQPPHPGPPAANTPAPSLPGKRKASTAKKGKLGGKAKQPAGPASATSPGPRQDLGATPH; encoded by the exons ATGACCGTCTCTGCCACCGTCTGCCCCTGCCCGCCCCTAACACCCAGAACCCCAACCAGTGGGCGGGCTGCAGGCTGGAACCCGCTGCCCCGAGTAACCAGGCAAACAGAACCTCACCGGGTTCTCAGCCTCTTCTCTGGTTGGGCCACCTGTGCTCCTACTGCCGCCCTCCCGGCCTGTCTGGGCTGGGCCCCCCATTGCCCCATGCAGCACCCCAAACCCTTCTATGCCCCTGCAGCTCCCCAGGAGGGTTTCAGCCCCCAGAGTCTGGAGGGGGCCGAGGCACTGGGCAGCCAGCCCGCTCCCACCTGCACCGAGCCACCTCCCGCCGTGG GCTCCTTGAACCTCTACCATCCCCCAGACCCAGAGAAAGAGGTGTTTCCGGCCCCTCCAGCAG GTTTCCAGATGGCCCCATGCGGGTGCTTCTTCGATCCCCGCATCTATCGGATTGAGTGGACCACCCCTGACCTGGGCCAGTCGGCCCTGTACAAGCTGGCGGCAAGCAGCGGGGGGCCAGTGGGGGGCCCCTCTGCCCCAGGCAGCTACCTCCTGGAGCCGCAGCCCTACCTCAAGGTCCCGGGGCTGCCCCCATACCCCCACTACCAACCAGCACCGGGGGGGCCCCAGTTCCTCTTGCCCTACTTCCCGCCTGAGGGCCCCGGGCCAGAGGCTCTGGGCTTTGTGGGGGACGCGGGACCCGCCGCCGCCTTCATGGAGCTGCCCCTACCGCCACTCGAGGAAGGCCCGGCCCCGCCaccccctccacctcccaaggaGAACAAGCCACCCCCTGTACTCATCACGCTGCCTGCAGAGCCCACACTGCCCCCGGACGCCTACAGCCACCTCCAGGGCCACCTCGGCCACTTCCCTGGGCCCGAACCCCTGGCCTTCCCCGCCAAGGAGCTACAGGGCGGCGGGGCCCGACCTGGGCTGCCCACGTACCCACCAGGCCTCAGCGAGCTCAAGGTGGCTGAGGCCAAGGACGGGGCCCTCCTGGGAGCAGGCGAGGCCAAGGCCCCCGAGACGGCCAGAGCTTTGGCACTGCCTGACAAGGTGCTGCTCGAGGACGCCATGAAGCTCTTCGACTGCCTGCCAGGCGCCACTGAGCCTGAGGGTGCCCTGTGCGAGGTCCCCGGGCCGGCCCTGCCTGACAGCAGTGGTGGGAACCCAGCCGATGACATCCGGTCGCTGCGCCTGCCCGAGGAGCTGCTGTCCTTCGACTACAGCGTGCCTGAGATCCTGGACACCGTGTCCAACGTCGACTACTTCTTCAACTTCAAGGCGCTCGACGAGGAGCAGCCGCCCCACCCGGGGCCCCCTGCCGCCAACACCCCAGCCCCCAGTCTGCCCGGCAAGAGAAAGGCCTCGACGGCCAAGAAGGGAAAGCTGGGAGGGAAGGCCAAGCAGCCGGCAGGCCCAGCCAGCGCCACTTCCCCGGGGCCCAGGCAGGACCTGGGAGCCACCCCCCATTAA
- the LOC105487110 gene encoding tRNA-dihydrouridine(47) synthase [NAD(P)(+)]-like isoform X1, whose translation MAEGTAEAPLENGGGGDSGAGALERGVAPIKPQYLTTKEQFHQFLEAKGQEKPCRETEVGDSAGNDLAEPEAKRIRLEDGQTEDGQTEEAAEPREQPQTQKRARGQNKGRPHVKPTHYDKNRLCPSLIQESAAKCFFGDRCRFLHDVRRYLETKPADLGPRCVLFQTFGRCPYGVTCRFAGAHLGPEGQNLVQEELAARGAQPPPVRNGLDKALQQQLRKREVRFERAEQALRRFSQGQPPGPTPAAAVPEGTAAEGAPRQGNCGAQQVPTGLGTSTPPSSPVRTCGPLTDEDVVRLRPCEKKRLDIRGKLYLAPLTTCGNLPFRRICKRFGADVTCGEMAVCTNLLQGQMSEWALLKRHQCEDVFGVQLEGAFPDTMTKCAELLSRTVEVDFVDINVGCPIDLVYKKGGGCALMNRSTKFQQIVRGMNQVLDVPLTVKIRTGVQERVNLAHRLLPELRDWGVALVTLHGRSREQRYTKLADWQYIEECVKAASPMPLFGNGDILSFEDANRAMQTGVAGIMIARGALLKPWLFTEIKEQRHWDISSSERLDILRDFTNYGLEHWGSDTQGVEKTRRFLLEWLSFLCRYVPVGLLERLPQRINERPPYYLGRDYLETLMASQKAADWIRISEMLLGPVPPNFVFLPKHKANAYK comes from the exons ATGGCGGAGGGAACGGCGGAGGCCCCTCTAGAGAACGGTGGTGGCGGCGACTCAGGAGCCGGAGCGTTGGAACGGGGAGTGGCGCCCATTAAGCCTCA ATACCTCACCACCAAGGAGCAGTTTCACCAATTCCTGGAAGCCAAAGGGCAGGAGAAGCCTTGCCGGGAAACCGAGGTAGGAGACTCAGCTGGCAATGACCTGGCTGAGCCTGAGGCTAAGCGGATCCGACTGGAGGATGGACAGACGGAGGACGGGCAGACGGAGGAGGCAGCAGAGCCCAGGGAGCAGCCGCAGACTCAGAAGAGGGCCCGGGGACAAAACAAGGGCCGGCCTCATGTGAAGCCCACACACTACGACAAGAACAGGCTGTGCCCCTCCCTGATCCAG GAGTCGGCTGCTAAGTGTTTCTTCGGCGATCGCTGCCGCTTCCTGCACGACGTGCGGCGCTACCTGGAGACTAAGCCGGCAGACCTGGGCCCCCGCTGTGTGCTCTTCCAGACCTTCGGCCGGTGCCCCTACGGCGTGACCTGCCGCTTCGCTGGGGCCCATTTGGGGCCCGAGGGACAGAACCTGGTGCAGGAGGAGTTGGCGGCCCGCGGGGCCCAGCCCCCACCCGTGCGCAACGGCCTGGACAAAGCCCTGCAGCAGCAGCTACGGAAGCGCGAGGTCCGCTTCGAGCGAGCTGAGCAGGCCCTGCGCCGGTTCAGCCAGGGCCAGCCGCCGGGCCCCACACCTGCTGCTGCTGTACCCGAGGGCACGGCAGCCGAGGGTGCTCCCAGGCAGGGCAACTGTGGCGCCCAGCAGGTCCCCACAGGGCTGGGCACTAGCACCCCTCCTAGCAGCCCCGTGCGGACCTGCGGGCCCCTGACGGATGAAGACGTGGTCAGGCTGCGGCCCTGTGAGAAGAAGCGG ctGGACATCCGTGGCAAACTTTACCTGGCCCCCCTCACCACG TGTGGGAACCTGCCCTTCCGACGGATCTGCAAGCGCTTCGGGGCGGACGTGACATGCGGAGAGATGGCCGTGTGCACCAACCTGCTGCAGGGCCAGATGTCCGAGTGGGCGCTGCTCAAACGCCACCAGTGTGAAGACGTCTTTGGCGTCCAG TTGGAGGGCGCCTTCCCCGACACCATGACCAAGTGCGCCGAGCTGCTGAGCCGCACCGTGGAGGTGGACTTTGTGGACATCAACGTCGGCTGCCCCATCGACCTCGTGTACAAGAAG GGCGGGGGCTGTGCCCTCATGAATCGCTCCACCAAGTTCCAGCAGATCGTTCGTGGCATGAACCAG GTGTTGGACGTGCCACTGACTGTGAAGATCCGCACAGGCGTCCAGGAGCGTGTGAACCTGGCGCACCGCCTGCTGCCCGAGCTGCGGGACTGGGGCGTGGCACTCGTCACG CTCCACGGCCGCTCTCGGGAGCAGCGCTACACCAAGCTAGCCGACTGGCAGTACATCGAGGAGTGCGTGAAGGCCGCCAGCCCCATGCCCCTGTTCG GAAATGGGGACATCTTGTCATTTGAGGATGCCAACCGCGCCATGCAGACTGGTGTTGCCGGGATCATGATTGCCCG TGGCGCCCTGCTCAAGCCGTGGCTGTTCACGGAGATCAAGGAGCAGAGGCACTGGGACATCTCGTCGTCCGAGCGCCTGGACATCCTGCGGGACTTTACCAACTACGGCCTGGAGCACTGGGGCTCGGACACGCAGGGTGTGGAGAAGACCCGACGCTTCCTGCTCGAGTGGCTGTCCTTCCTGTGCCG GTACGTGCCCGTGGGGCTGCTGGAACGGCTCCCACAGAGGATCAACGAGCGGCCGCCCTACTACCTGGGCCGCGACTACCTGGAGACGCTGATGGCCAGCCAGAAGGCCGCCGACTGGATCCGCATCAG TGAGATGCTCCTTGGACCAGTGCCCCCCAACTTCGTCTTCTTGCCGAAGCACAAGGCCAACGCGTATAAGTAG
- the LOC105487110 gene encoding tRNA-dihydrouridine(47) synthase [NAD(P)(+)]-like isoform X3 has protein sequence MAEGTAEAPLENGGGGDSGAGALERGVAPIKPQYLTTKEQFHQFLEAKGQEKPCRETEESAAKCFFGDRCRFLHDVRRYLETKPADLGPRCVLFQTFGRCPYGVTCRFAGAHLGPEGQNLVQEELAARGAQPPPVRNGLDKALQQQLRKREVRFERAEQALRRFSQGQPPGPTPAAAVPEGTAAEGAPRQGNCGAQQVPTGLGTSTPPSSPVRTCGPLTDEDVVRLRPCEKKRLDIRGKLYLAPLTTCGNLPFRRICKRFGADVTCGEMAVCTNLLQGQMSEWALLKRHQCEDVFGVQLEGAFPDTMTKCAELLSRTVEVDFVDINVGCPIDLVYKKGGGCALMNRSTKFQQIVRGMNQVLDVPLTVKIRTGVQERVNLAHRLLPELRDWGVALVTLHGRSREQRYTKLADWQYIEECVKAASPMPLFGNGDILSFEDANRAMQTGVAGIMIARGALLKPWLFTEIKEQRHWDISSSERLDILRDFTNYGLEHWGSDTQGVEKTRRFLLEWLSFLCRYVPVGLLERLPQRINERPPYYLGRDYLETLMASQKAADWIRISEMLLGPVPPNFVFLPKHKANAYK, from the exons ATGGCGGAGGGAACGGCGGAGGCCCCTCTAGAGAACGGTGGTGGCGGCGACTCAGGAGCCGGAGCGTTGGAACGGGGAGTGGCGCCCATTAAGCCTCA ATACCTCACCACCAAGGAGCAGTTTCACCAATTCCTGGAAGCCAAAGGGCAGGAGAAGCCTTGCCGGGAAACCGAG GAGTCGGCTGCTAAGTGTTTCTTCGGCGATCGCTGCCGCTTCCTGCACGACGTGCGGCGCTACCTGGAGACTAAGCCGGCAGACCTGGGCCCCCGCTGTGTGCTCTTCCAGACCTTCGGCCGGTGCCCCTACGGCGTGACCTGCCGCTTCGCTGGGGCCCATTTGGGGCCCGAGGGACAGAACCTGGTGCAGGAGGAGTTGGCGGCCCGCGGGGCCCAGCCCCCACCCGTGCGCAACGGCCTGGACAAAGCCCTGCAGCAGCAGCTACGGAAGCGCGAGGTCCGCTTCGAGCGAGCTGAGCAGGCCCTGCGCCGGTTCAGCCAGGGCCAGCCGCCGGGCCCCACACCTGCTGCTGCTGTACCCGAGGGCACGGCAGCCGAGGGTGCTCCCAGGCAGGGCAACTGTGGCGCCCAGCAGGTCCCCACAGGGCTGGGCACTAGCACCCCTCCTAGCAGCCCCGTGCGGACCTGCGGGCCCCTGACGGATGAAGACGTGGTCAGGCTGCGGCCCTGTGAGAAGAAGCGG ctGGACATCCGTGGCAAACTTTACCTGGCCCCCCTCACCACG TGTGGGAACCTGCCCTTCCGACGGATCTGCAAGCGCTTCGGGGCGGACGTGACATGCGGAGAGATGGCCGTGTGCACCAACCTGCTGCAGGGCCAGATGTCCGAGTGGGCGCTGCTCAAACGCCACCAGTGTGAAGACGTCTTTGGCGTCCAG TTGGAGGGCGCCTTCCCCGACACCATGACCAAGTGCGCCGAGCTGCTGAGCCGCACCGTGGAGGTGGACTTTGTGGACATCAACGTCGGCTGCCCCATCGACCTCGTGTACAAGAAG GGCGGGGGCTGTGCCCTCATGAATCGCTCCACCAAGTTCCAGCAGATCGTTCGTGGCATGAACCAG GTGTTGGACGTGCCACTGACTGTGAAGATCCGCACAGGCGTCCAGGAGCGTGTGAACCTGGCGCACCGCCTGCTGCCCGAGCTGCGGGACTGGGGCGTGGCACTCGTCACG CTCCACGGCCGCTCTCGGGAGCAGCGCTACACCAAGCTAGCCGACTGGCAGTACATCGAGGAGTGCGTGAAGGCCGCCAGCCCCATGCCCCTGTTCG GAAATGGGGACATCTTGTCATTTGAGGATGCCAACCGCGCCATGCAGACTGGTGTTGCCGGGATCATGATTGCCCG TGGCGCCCTGCTCAAGCCGTGGCTGTTCACGGAGATCAAGGAGCAGAGGCACTGGGACATCTCGTCGTCCGAGCGCCTGGACATCCTGCGGGACTTTACCAACTACGGCCTGGAGCACTGGGGCTCGGACACGCAGGGTGTGGAGAAGACCCGACGCTTCCTGCTCGAGTGGCTGTCCTTCCTGTGCCG GTACGTGCCCGTGGGGCTGCTGGAACGGCTCCCACAGAGGATCAACGAGCGGCCGCCCTACTACCTGGGCCGCGACTACCTGGAGACGCTGATGGCCAGCCAGAAGGCCGCCGACTGGATCCGCATCAG TGAGATGCTCCTTGGACCAGTGCCCCCCAACTTCGTCTTCTTGCCGAAGCACAAGGCCAACGCGTATAAGTAG
- the LOC105487110 gene encoding tRNA-dihydrouridine(47) synthase [NAD(P)(+)]-like isoform X4, with amino-acid sequence MDIRRMCPASGGYWRVLGLEYLTTKEQFHQFLEAKGQEKPCRETEESAAKCFFGDRCRFLHDVRRYLETKPADLGPRCVLFQTFGRCPYGVTCRFAGAHLGPEGQNLVQEELAARGAQPPPVRNGLDKALQQQLRKREVRFERAEQALRRFSQGQPPGPTPAAAVPEGTAAEGAPRQGNCGAQQVPTGLGTSTPPSSPVRTCGPLTDEDVVRLRPCEKKRLDIRGKLYLAPLTTCGNLPFRRICKRFGADVTCGEMAVCTNLLQGQMSEWALLKRHQCEDVFGVQLEGAFPDTMTKCAELLSRTVEVDFVDINVGCPIDLVYKKGGGCALMNRSTKFQQIVRGMNQVLDVPLTVKIRTGVQERVNLAHRLLPELRDWGVALVTLHGRSREQRYTKLADWQYIEECVKAASPMPLFGNGDILSFEDANRAMQTGVAGIMIARGALLKPWLFTEIKEQRHWDISSSERLDILRDFTNYGLEHWGSDTQGVEKTRRFLLEWLSFLCRYVPVGLLERLPQRINERPPYYLGRDYLETLMASQKAADWIRISEMLLGPVPPNFVFLPKHKANAYK; translated from the exons ATGGACATACGGCGCATGTGCCCCGCCAGCGGCGGTTACTGGCGGGTCCTGGGTTTGGA ATACCTCACCACCAAGGAGCAGTTTCACCAATTCCTGGAAGCCAAAGGGCAGGAGAAGCCTTGCCGGGAAACCGAG GAGTCGGCTGCTAAGTGTTTCTTCGGCGATCGCTGCCGCTTCCTGCACGACGTGCGGCGCTACCTGGAGACTAAGCCGGCAGACCTGGGCCCCCGCTGTGTGCTCTTCCAGACCTTCGGCCGGTGCCCCTACGGCGTGACCTGCCGCTTCGCTGGGGCCCATTTGGGGCCCGAGGGACAGAACCTGGTGCAGGAGGAGTTGGCGGCCCGCGGGGCCCAGCCCCCACCCGTGCGCAACGGCCTGGACAAAGCCCTGCAGCAGCAGCTACGGAAGCGCGAGGTCCGCTTCGAGCGAGCTGAGCAGGCCCTGCGCCGGTTCAGCCAGGGCCAGCCGCCGGGCCCCACACCTGCTGCTGCTGTACCCGAGGGCACGGCAGCCGAGGGTGCTCCCAGGCAGGGCAACTGTGGCGCCCAGCAGGTCCCCACAGGGCTGGGCACTAGCACCCCTCCTAGCAGCCCCGTGCGGACCTGCGGGCCCCTGACGGATGAAGACGTGGTCAGGCTGCGGCCCTGTGAGAAGAAGCGG ctGGACATCCGTGGCAAACTTTACCTGGCCCCCCTCACCACG TGTGGGAACCTGCCCTTCCGACGGATCTGCAAGCGCTTCGGGGCGGACGTGACATGCGGAGAGATGGCCGTGTGCACCAACCTGCTGCAGGGCCAGATGTCCGAGTGGGCGCTGCTCAAACGCCACCAGTGTGAAGACGTCTTTGGCGTCCAG TTGGAGGGCGCCTTCCCCGACACCATGACCAAGTGCGCCGAGCTGCTGAGCCGCACCGTGGAGGTGGACTTTGTGGACATCAACGTCGGCTGCCCCATCGACCTCGTGTACAAGAAG GGCGGGGGCTGTGCCCTCATGAATCGCTCCACCAAGTTCCAGCAGATCGTTCGTGGCATGAACCAG GTGTTGGACGTGCCACTGACTGTGAAGATCCGCACAGGCGTCCAGGAGCGTGTGAACCTGGCGCACCGCCTGCTGCCCGAGCTGCGGGACTGGGGCGTGGCACTCGTCACG CTCCACGGCCGCTCTCGGGAGCAGCGCTACACCAAGCTAGCCGACTGGCAGTACATCGAGGAGTGCGTGAAGGCCGCCAGCCCCATGCCCCTGTTCG GAAATGGGGACATCTTGTCATTTGAGGATGCCAACCGCGCCATGCAGACTGGTGTTGCCGGGATCATGATTGCCCG TGGCGCCCTGCTCAAGCCGTGGCTGTTCACGGAGATCAAGGAGCAGAGGCACTGGGACATCTCGTCGTCCGAGCGCCTGGACATCCTGCGGGACTTTACCAACTACGGCCTGGAGCACTGGGGCTCGGACACGCAGGGTGTGGAGAAGACCCGACGCTTCCTGCTCGAGTGGCTGTCCTTCCTGTGCCG GTACGTGCCCGTGGGGCTGCTGGAACGGCTCCCACAGAGGATCAACGAGCGGCCGCCCTACTACCTGGGCCGCGACTACCTGGAGACGCTGATGGCCAGCCAGAAGGCCGCCGACTGGATCCGCATCAG TGAGATGCTCCTTGGACCAGTGCCCCCCAACTTCGTCTTCTTGCCGAAGCACAAGGCCAACGCGTATAAGTAG
- the LOC105487110 gene encoding tRNA-dihydrouridine(47) synthase [NAD(P)(+)]-like isoform X2 codes for MDIRRMCPASGGYWRVLGLEYLTTKEQFHQFLEAKGQEKPCRETEVGDSAGNDLAEPEAKRIRLEDGQTEDGQTEEAAEPREQPQTQKRARGQNKGRPHVKPTHYDKNRLCPSLIQESAAKCFFGDRCRFLHDVRRYLETKPADLGPRCVLFQTFGRCPYGVTCRFAGAHLGPEGQNLVQEELAARGAQPPPVRNGLDKALQQQLRKREVRFERAEQALRRFSQGQPPGPTPAAAVPEGTAAEGAPRQGNCGAQQVPTGLGTSTPPSSPVRTCGPLTDEDVVRLRPCEKKRLDIRGKLYLAPLTTCGNLPFRRICKRFGADVTCGEMAVCTNLLQGQMSEWALLKRHQCEDVFGVQLEGAFPDTMTKCAELLSRTVEVDFVDINVGCPIDLVYKKGGGCALMNRSTKFQQIVRGMNQVLDVPLTVKIRTGVQERVNLAHRLLPELRDWGVALVTLHGRSREQRYTKLADWQYIEECVKAASPMPLFGNGDILSFEDANRAMQTGVAGIMIARGALLKPWLFTEIKEQRHWDISSSERLDILRDFTNYGLEHWGSDTQGVEKTRRFLLEWLSFLCRYVPVGLLERLPQRINERPPYYLGRDYLETLMASQKAADWIRISEMLLGPVPPNFVFLPKHKANAYK; via the exons ATGGACATACGGCGCATGTGCCCCGCCAGCGGCGGTTACTGGCGGGTCCTGGGTTTGGA ATACCTCACCACCAAGGAGCAGTTTCACCAATTCCTGGAAGCCAAAGGGCAGGAGAAGCCTTGCCGGGAAACCGAGGTAGGAGACTCAGCTGGCAATGACCTGGCTGAGCCTGAGGCTAAGCGGATCCGACTGGAGGATGGACAGACGGAGGACGGGCAGACGGAGGAGGCAGCAGAGCCCAGGGAGCAGCCGCAGACTCAGAAGAGGGCCCGGGGACAAAACAAGGGCCGGCCTCATGTGAAGCCCACACACTACGACAAGAACAGGCTGTGCCCCTCCCTGATCCAG GAGTCGGCTGCTAAGTGTTTCTTCGGCGATCGCTGCCGCTTCCTGCACGACGTGCGGCGCTACCTGGAGACTAAGCCGGCAGACCTGGGCCCCCGCTGTGTGCTCTTCCAGACCTTCGGCCGGTGCCCCTACGGCGTGACCTGCCGCTTCGCTGGGGCCCATTTGGGGCCCGAGGGACAGAACCTGGTGCAGGAGGAGTTGGCGGCCCGCGGGGCCCAGCCCCCACCCGTGCGCAACGGCCTGGACAAAGCCCTGCAGCAGCAGCTACGGAAGCGCGAGGTCCGCTTCGAGCGAGCTGAGCAGGCCCTGCGCCGGTTCAGCCAGGGCCAGCCGCCGGGCCCCACACCTGCTGCTGCTGTACCCGAGGGCACGGCAGCCGAGGGTGCTCCCAGGCAGGGCAACTGTGGCGCCCAGCAGGTCCCCACAGGGCTGGGCACTAGCACCCCTCCTAGCAGCCCCGTGCGGACCTGCGGGCCCCTGACGGATGAAGACGTGGTCAGGCTGCGGCCCTGTGAGAAGAAGCGG ctGGACATCCGTGGCAAACTTTACCTGGCCCCCCTCACCACG TGTGGGAACCTGCCCTTCCGACGGATCTGCAAGCGCTTCGGGGCGGACGTGACATGCGGAGAGATGGCCGTGTGCACCAACCTGCTGCAGGGCCAGATGTCCGAGTGGGCGCTGCTCAAACGCCACCAGTGTGAAGACGTCTTTGGCGTCCAG TTGGAGGGCGCCTTCCCCGACACCATGACCAAGTGCGCCGAGCTGCTGAGCCGCACCGTGGAGGTGGACTTTGTGGACATCAACGTCGGCTGCCCCATCGACCTCGTGTACAAGAAG GGCGGGGGCTGTGCCCTCATGAATCGCTCCACCAAGTTCCAGCAGATCGTTCGTGGCATGAACCAG GTGTTGGACGTGCCACTGACTGTGAAGATCCGCACAGGCGTCCAGGAGCGTGTGAACCTGGCGCACCGCCTGCTGCCCGAGCTGCGGGACTGGGGCGTGGCACTCGTCACG CTCCACGGCCGCTCTCGGGAGCAGCGCTACACCAAGCTAGCCGACTGGCAGTACATCGAGGAGTGCGTGAAGGCCGCCAGCCCCATGCCCCTGTTCG GAAATGGGGACATCTTGTCATTTGAGGATGCCAACCGCGCCATGCAGACTGGTGTTGCCGGGATCATGATTGCCCG TGGCGCCCTGCTCAAGCCGTGGCTGTTCACGGAGATCAAGGAGCAGAGGCACTGGGACATCTCGTCGTCCGAGCGCCTGGACATCCTGCGGGACTTTACCAACTACGGCCTGGAGCACTGGGGCTCGGACACGCAGGGTGTGGAGAAGACCCGACGCTTCCTGCTCGAGTGGCTGTCCTTCCTGTGCCG GTACGTGCCCGTGGGGCTGCTGGAACGGCTCCCACAGAGGATCAACGAGCGGCCGCCCTACTACCTGGGCCGCGACTACCTGGAGACGCTGATGGCCAGCCAGAAGGCCGCCGACTGGATCCGCATCAG TGAGATGCTCCTTGGACCAGTGCCCCCCAACTTCGTCTTCTTGCCGAAGCACAAGGCCAACGCGTATAAGTAG